The Amycolatopsis jiangsuensis nucleotide sequence GGACGCGCCGGAACCACCCGGCGTCCTACATTCGGGAGGCGTCGTTCCACGTTCTGTCGAAGAAGGAGTCCCGCATGACCGATCGCGGCCGGGTGGGCGGCGACGCACTGCAGACGCTCGTGGACGATCTCGCCGACGAGCTGCGGCGCTCGGTGGCGATCAACGATCCGCTCGTGCGCGTGCTCTGCACCAGCCGGCATTTCGGCGACGAGGACGACGTACGGATCCGCGCGGTGCTGCAGCACGACGCCGGCCCGGACGTCAGCGGCTTCATCCTCGGCCAGGGCGTGGCGCAGTGGCCACGGCCGGGGACGCTGACGGGCGATACCGGACTGGGCATGAGCCCGCGGTTCTGCGTACCGCTGCGTGAACGGGGCGAACTGCTCGGGCTGCTCATGGTCATCGACGCGGACCGTTCGCTGGCCGCACCGGAGATCGCGCGGATCGAGCAGGTGTCGAAGACCGCCACGGCCCTGCTGCACGGATCGCGGATCGCTGCCGACGACCTCCGGGCCGGCCGCGAACGCACGCTCCTGCGGCTGCTCGGCCCCGAACCGGACGCCCGGCGGGACGCGCTGGCCGCGGGTATCGCCGGAGGCTGGCTGACCGACGCGGCGCAGGTGGCGGTGACCGTGGTGGAGGCCAGACCACGAGCCAGCACGCCCGAGGAGACCGAAGCGGCGCTGCGCAGCGTGCTGGAATCGGCGGCGAGGCGGCGGCCGAGGCGCCTGCTCCCGCTCGTCGACCGCACGCGTGGCGTGCTGGTGCACGCGGAGGCCCGCTTCGACCCGGCCGAGGTCGCGCGAGAAGCACAGCGGATGACCACCGGTCTCGGACAGCTCCTCGGCGAACCGGACGCCGTCGTCGCCGGGCTCGGCGAGCCGGTCGCCGGGCTCGCCGAAGCCTGGCAGTCCTGTTCGCAGGCCGTCGCGGCGGCGAAAGGCGCGCGCCTGCTGCCCTCCCTCGGCCCCATCGCGAAGTGGGCCGAACTCGGTGCGTACGCGATCCTGCTGCGGATCCCGGAGTCAGCCCTGCTGCCCACGCTCGTACCGGAACCGGTGAGCCGGTTGCTGGGCGATTCCCGTGGCGCCCGCCTTGCCGGGACGCTGCGCACCTTCCTCGACCTCGGCGGTTCGATCCCCCGCACGGCCGAGGCCCTGCACCTGCACCGCACCTCGCTGTACTACCGGCTCGACCGGATCCGCGAGATCACCGGCCTCGACCTCGACGACGGACGCAACCGGCTGCTGCTGCACACCGGACTGCTCGTCGCGGACCTGATCACCCCCGGCTGAGCAGGCCGGCCCCGGGTCAGGACGCCGCGGGCACCTGGTCCTCGCCGAGCCCGTCGGCGAAGTCGTGGTCACGGGTTTCCGGCAGTCCGAGAATGCACAGCAGGCTGACCACGCCGAGCACGATCAGCAGCAGCGACACCGGCACCGACGATCCCGTGGAGGCGTGCAGGTCGGTGGAGATCAGCGGCACCACCCCGCCGCCGACGATGCCCGAAACGCTGTAGGCGATCGACGCCCCGGAGTAGCGGTAGCGCACCCGGAACAGCTCCGGCAGGAAGGCCCCCATGGGCCCGTACAGCATCGCGAAGCACAGCAGTCCGCCGATGAACCCGACGGTCAGCAGCAGCGGATTCTTCGTCTGCATCAACGCGAACAGCGGGAAGGCCCACACCACCACCGACACCGCGGCAGCCGCGCTGAGCCGGCGCCGCCCCCACTTGTCCGACTTCATCGCGAACACCAGCGTGGCCACGCCCATCACCGCGGCGGCGACGAGCAGGCTCACCAGCACCGTGGTGCGCGGAATGCCGAGCGAGGAGGTCGCCAGCGACAGGCAGAACGTGGTGACGGTGTAGAACAACGCGTGCGCGAGCACGAAAGACAGCGTCGAGAGCAGCAGCACCCGCGGCTGCTTGCGGACGAGTTCGAACAGCGGGACCCGGGCCTGTTCGGCCTTGTCCAGCGCGGCCTGGAACACCGGCGTCTCGGCGATCCGGATCCGGATGTAGAAGCCGACCACGAGCAGCACCGCGGAGAACAGGAACGGCAGCCGCCAGCCCCATGCCTGGAATTCCGCGGCGGGCAGCACCGCGCCGAGCACCAGGAACAGCGTGTTGCCCAGCACGAACCCGATCGCGGGGCCCAGCTGCGGGAACGCCGAGTACAGCCCACGCTGCCCCGGCGGCGCGTACTCGGTGGACATCAGCACCGCGCCACCCCATTCGCCGCCGAGCCCGACGCCCTGCACGAAGCGCAGCACGGTCAGCAGCACCGGCGACCAGATGCCGATCGCGGCGTAGTCCGGCACCGCACCGACCGCGACCGTGGACAGCCCCATCACCAGCAGGGAAACGATCAGCATCGACTTGCGGCCGAGCCGGTCGCCCCAGTGCCCGAACAGCACCGCGCCGACCGGACGCGCGATGAAGCCGACCGCGAACGTGCCGAGCGAGGCGAGCACCCCGGCGGTCGAGGAGAAGGTGGGGAAGAAGACCTTCCCGAACACCAGCGCCGCCGCGGTCCCGTAGATGTAGAAGTCGTAGAACTCGATCGCGGTGCCGATGAAGCTCGCGACGGCGATCCGCGATCGCGGCACCTCGGCCCGGACGGGGGTGGTCATGCCGGCTCCCGGTCTGTTCGTGTCCGTCCCGCCACGGCGGCGGGCGCCCGCGGCGGGAGCGGGGCTCCGGTGCCGCAGCGCGAAGTATCGGCCGCCCCGTGAGACGGCCGCGACCGCAGCCCGTGGGGACCCGGTCGAGCGCCCTTCCACGGTTTGTCGGAACTCCGCCCGCGCGGGTCACGCCTCGGGCAGCTGCTCCATCTTGCGCTGCAGCTTGTTCATGCCACCGAGCCAGCGGTCGGGTTCGGTGGCACGCGCAGCGTAGTAGCCCGCCACCTCCGGATGCGGCAGGACCAGGAACCGGCCCTCGTCGATCGCGGTGAACAGCGCGTCGGCCACCTGCTCCGGTTCGATCGCCGAGGCCGCCATCAGCAGCTTGCCGCGTTCGCCGGTGCTCTCCAGCATCGCGGTCCGCACCCCCTGCGGGCAGATCGCCTGCACCGTGATGCCGCGGTGCCGGTAGGTCGCGGCCAGCCATTCGGCGAACGCCACCGCGCCGTGCTTGGTCACCGAATACGGCGCCGAGCCCAGGCTGGTGAGCAGGCCCGCGGCGGACGCGGTGACCACGAAGTGCCCCTCGCCGCGTTCGAGCCACGCCGGCAGCAGCGCCCGGGCCGCGCGGACGTGCCCCATCACGTTGACGTCCCAGGCATTCGCCCAGTCGTCCTCTGTGGACTGTTCGCCGCCGAACGGGGCGATGCCCGCGTTGGCACAGAACACGTCGATCTCGCCGAGGGTTTCGCGCGCGGCGGTCAGCAGTGCCGCCACGCCCGCCTCGCTCACCACGTCCCCGGCGAACGCCGTCCCGCCGATCTCGGCGGCCACCTCGGCGGCCCGGTCTTCGTCGAGGTCGGCGACCACGACCCGGGCGCCGTCGGCGGCGAACCGGCGGGCGATCGCGGCGCCGATGCCCCCACCGCCGCCGGTGATCACGACCCCGGCGCTCACAGGCCACCGCCGAGGGTGATGCCGCCGTCGAGGACGATGGTCTGCCCGGTGATCCAGCCGGACTCCCCGGACAGCAGGAAGGCGACCGCACCCGCGATGTCCTCGGGCACGCCGAGGCGCTTCATCGGGTACGCCGCCGAGACCTCCTCCTCGCGTCCCTCGTAGAGCGCGGTCGCGAACTGCGTCTTGACCACCGCCGGGGCCACCGCGTTGACCCGGATCTTCGGTCCGAGCTCGCCGGCGAGCTCCTGGGTGAGCCGGATCAGCGCGGCCTTGCTGACGCCGTACATGCCGATGCCGGGCGAGGTCCGCAGCCCGGCGATCGACGCGACGTTGACCACCGTCCCCCCGTGCTCGCCCATCCAGGCGTCGCGGGCATGGCGGACCCAGGCCAGCGGAGCCAGCACGTTCACCGCCATGATCTTCGCCGCGGCACCGGTGTCGACGTCGACGGTGGGCCCGTAGACCGGGTTGATGCCGGTGTTGTTGACGAGCATGTCGAGCCGCCCGAACCGGTCGATCGTCCTCGCGATCGCGTCGGCCCGGTGCTCGTCGTCGTCGGCCTTGCCGGGCACACCGAGCGCGTGCTCGTCCCCGCCCAGCCCGGCGACGGCCTCGGCCAGCGGCTCCGGTTTGCGGGCGGTGACGCACACCCGGGCCCCGCGCGCGACCAGCTCGGTGGCGATGGCGAGCCCGATCCCCCGGCTGGCCCCGGTCACCAGGGCAACGCGGTCCTCGAACGAGTTCACGACACAGGCCTCCTGTTCTGCCGCGCGGACGGGCGGCTAAGCGGGTGCTTAGCCCAGGTTAGCCGTGCGGTCCCGCCACTCAAGCCCCGGCCGTGCGACAGCGCCCGATGAAAGACGGAGAGCGATGGTTCGGCCACGTTTCGTGGTCACGCTGGCGCCGATCATCAGTCTCAGGGCGCCGGGAATCGGTTCAGGACCAGCCCTCCTGGTGTTCGGCCGCGGACAGGTCCGTTTCGGCTGCGGCGCGGTGCGCCAGTGCCGCGACGGCCTCCTCCAGACCGCGCTGGACCTCCTCGCCGCCGGCGCGTTCGGTGTGCAGCCGGATGGTGACCTCGCTGTCGTTCTCGCCGTGGTCGCGCACGCTCAGGTCGCCGTGGTAGTCGTCCTCGCCGGGCGCGCCCCAGCTCAGGGTCCGGGCCCCGCGGTCCACGTGCAGCCACGCCTCGCCGGCGACATGCCTGCCGTCGACGTCGGCTTCGACGTGCACCCGGTCGCCCTCGACGGGGCGCGCCTCGGTCAACGCGGGCAGGAACGCCGGCAGGTTGCCCGGTTTCGCGAGATAGCCGAAAAGCTGGTCCGCCGGCACATCGACCTGTGCGGTGTAGTCGTAGGACGGCATTGACGCACCTCTCTTCCGTCGCCTGGGGAAACTGCGGCGGGGTACCCGCCCGCGCCGGCGCCACACCTGCTCATCCATGGCCCGCGCGATCGGAGCGGGGCCAGACGTAGGGCAGCTCCGGTGACACGTCCGGGAACCAGTGCCGGTAGTGCGCGGCGTCCTTGCGGACGAGGGCGGCCTGGTGGCTGCGATGCACGTCCGCGTCGCCCAGCCAGGGCGGGAGTTCCCCGGCCGCTTCGAGTTCGGCCTGGCTGCGGGCTTCGGGAATGCCGGTGTCCGCCAGCTCGGTGACGATCTTGCCGGCGCAGCTGTCCGCGCCGCCTCGCGCGGACCAGGCGCGGCAGATGTCGAGCCCGTACCGGGCGAGCGCCTCCGGGTATCCACGCCACATCGCGACGGCCGGATGGTTCTGCCAGCCGTAGCCGGGCCGGGTCAGCGCCCGCACCACCTGCAGGGCCTCCACCCGTTGCTTGCCCAGCCGGCGGCGGTCGAGCACCTCGGCGCTGGCCGCGAAATCGGGGTAGGGCAAGAACGTTTGCATCGGTGCACGCCTCCGGAGCCGCAGATCGCGGGCAAGCTGCTTTCAGGGTGCGCCGCCCGCGCCGGTGGTGCAACGCCGGCCGTGACGACCTGCCCGCGGCGGCGGCGGGTTTAGCGGACGGTCACCGGGGTAGCGCCTCGGGTGCCGCGCTGCGGCGAATCCCGTTCCCCGCGCCGAGATCCGGCAGTGGCACGCTCGCAGGAAAGGACCCCGTGATGCCCGGTTCCGCTCAGCCCGACCCGGCGACCGTGGCCGCGGCCGGCAAGGTGACCGAAGCCCTGGAAACCGTCGAACGCGCCCGCGGTCACCTCTATGCTTTCCACCAGCTGACCGGATACGCCGACCTCACCCTCGACGACGCGGTCGAGCTGCTGCGCAAGGCCGGGCACGACGAGTGGGCCGACCGGGTCGCCACCGAGCTGATCGGGATCAACGTGGTGCAGGACCGCTGGACCTACCAGGTCGTCGAGGAGTACGACGACGGCTACTACCGGACCTTCACCACGGTCGAGAACGAGGTACGGGCAGCACTCACCGGCGGCCGCCGGCACCTGGTCGAAGAGAACGAAAAACGCCGCCGCCGCACCCCAGGCCGTCCCGGTCACGAACAGGGAGCGCCGACCACCGCACCGTCCGGGGAAGCGGATTCACGGTACATGCCCGAGGCGCAGTAGCGACCCGAACGGGGGACGAGCGGACTGTCCATTCCGGACTCTCGTAGCGTCGTTCGCGCGGACCGGCGTGCCAAGCTGACCTTCCGATTCCGGAAAGCACCATGGCGCGCATCGATCCGGCTACGCTCGAGTCCATGGCTCGCTATGTGATCGACGCCCCGACCTTGCTCCACCTCGTGGATACCGGGGTTCTTGTCGATCCGAGGCACAGGCTGGTCGCACCGAACTCGATCCGCTCGGAGGCGCTGGATCTCCTGCTGCACGAGGTCAGTGCAGGCAAACGCACCGAAGCAGCAGCCATGGAAGCACACGAGCGGATGACCGAGACGAAGATGCGGCTTCTCGGTGACCGGGTGTCGCGTCGCACCGCGTGGCGGATCGCCCGCCAGCACGGCTGGGACACGCTCAGAGATGCCGAGTACATCGCTGTCGCCCAGTTGCAGGCAGATGCTCTGGTCACAGTGGACGCACGTCTCGCGGCCATGGCTCGCGGCACCGTGACGGTCGCTGCTGTCGACGACCTGCTCGCTTCTGAATAACCGCCGCCCACGAAAGCCTCCTCATCGCCGCGCACACCGGAGTCACCCCGTGGATCGGCACCGGCGGGCTGGTGTGACCGGGGCTCGGGCGGGTACCCGCCTGGTTTCGAGGCGGAAGAGGAAGGTATGGGCAAGATTCTCTACAAGCCGCTGAGCTTCGTGGTCAGCGCGCTGGGTGGCATTCTCGCCGGGCAGGTGTTCAAGCAGGTCTGGAAACGCACGTCCGGCGAGGAAGACGCGCCGAACGCGACCGACCGGGACTACTCGTGGACGCAGGTCGTCATCGCCGCGGCCGTGCAGGGCGCCATTTTCGGCGCGGTGAAGGCGGCGACCGACCGGGCCGGAGCCGTCGGCTACCGCAGGGCGACCGGGAACTGGCCGGACGACTGAGACCCGGCCGGGTGCCGGGGCGGGCGGCCACCCCGTGACCCCCGCCGCTCCGGTATGAACAGGACATGGTCACGCTCGATCGGCTCGTCAACGTCCTCAGTGGATACGGGGTGCGGCTGTGCTGCTGCCCGGTCACGCGCGAGGTCGCGTTGCGCGATGTGGTGATGAATGATCCCGGCGCCCCGCAAGGGCTTCGCGGCGACGTCTATCTCGCGGTGGGCGTCGGTTCGGTGCTCGAGGCGGTGGATCAGGCGGTCGCCGCGCGGGCGTCCGTCGTGCTGGCGCGGGGCTCCGTGCCGCCGGGGCCGGAAGCGGTCGCGCGGGCGGAGGAGGGTCGCGTCGCGGTGCTGCTCGTCGATCCGGAAGTGTCGTGGGGGCAGCTCGCCGGCGTGGTCTACGGCATCGTGCTCGAAGGGCGCGAGACGGAGTCCGGGCGTGGGCCGACCGACCTGTTCGCCCTGGCCGACAGCCTCGCCGACGCGCTCGGCAGCGCAGTGACGATCGAGGACCGGCTGTCGCGCGTGCTGGCGTATTCCAGCAAGCAGCAGGGCGCCGACCGGGTGAGGCTCGAAACGATTCTGGGCAGGCGCGTACCGGACGCGGTTCGCGAGCTGTTCGAGCGCCGCGGCGTGTTCACGCATCTGGCCGCGTCGGACGAGCCGCTGTTCGTCGAGGCCGCATCCGACCACGGGCTCAGTGGCCGCATGGTGGTCGCGGTGCGCGCCGGACGGGAGACACTCGGGTCGATCTGGGTGGAATGCGAACAGCCGCTGCCCGAGGTCCTGCGCACGGTGCTGCGGGACAGTTCGCGCACGGTCGGCCTGCACCTGCTGCGTTCGCGGGCGAGTGCCGACCTCGAACGGCAGGTCGAGTCCGACCTGGTGATCCGGCTGCTGGAGGGCACCCCGGACGCGGCGGCCGTGCTCAGCAGGCTCGGCCTGCCGCCGGGCCGGTTCCGGGTGATCGCACTCCAGGCGCACATCGCCGCGGAACGGCACGCGGCGCTGCTGCTCGCGTTCGAGCGCGCCACCACCGGGTTCGGCTGGTCCCGGCCCGGCCGCAGCACGCTGTTCAGCAACACCGTCTACACCATCCTGCCCGGTGACGACGTCACGGCGGCCCGCGCGTGGATCGACGGCATCCGGGACGCGCTGCCCGGCAAGGTGACGGTCGCGGCGGGCATCGGGGCGCCCTCGTCCACCCCGGAACTGCCCGCGAGCAGGCGTGAATCCGACGAATGCCTGGCGCTGCACGACGCGCGTCCGGAAACCGGCGACGCCACCGTCGTCTACGACGAGTCCTGGGACGACATCCTGGTCCTCCGGCTGCGCGCGGCAGCGGCGGCGGGCCGGTTCCCCGCGCGCGGGCCGATCGCCGACCTGGCCCGGCACGACGCGGCCAACTCCACCAGCTACGTCGCGACCCTGCGCGCGTGGCTCGAGACCCAGGGCGAGCTCACCCAGGCCGCGGAACGGCTCGGCGTGCACCCCAACACCATCCGCTACCGGCTCCGGAAGATGGCCGAGGTCACGCCGCTGCGGCTCGATCTGCCCGAGAAACGGCTGGCGATGATCATCGAACTCGCCGTCGCCGGTCCCCGCGATTGACCGGTTCGGACAACCTGACCCGCATCGGTTGGCCGAACCGGACAACGACCGCCCGCCGGATCCGGGTCATCCTGGCCGCGTCAGCACCACGCACGGCGAGGAAGAGGAAGGCAGATGGGCGAGGACCGGATGGACGGCGGACCGCGTTCGGCGATCGTGGTCGGCGCCGGCATCGTCGGGCTGTCGACGGCCTGGTTCCTGCAGGAACGAGGCGTACGGGTGACCGTGGTCGACCGCGAAGGCATCGCGGCGGGCTCGTCGTGGGGCAATGCCGGCTGGCTTTCGCCCGGTCTCGCGATTCCGCTCAACGAGCCGGCGGTCCTGCGCTACGGCCTGCGGACGCTGCTCGACCGCGACGCGCCCCTGCACGTCCCCGCGACCCCCGATCCCCGGCTGTGGTCGTTCCTGTCGCGGTTCGCCGCCCACTGCACCACCCGCTCGTGGACCCGGGCGGTGCGGGCGAACCTGCCGTTGAACCAGGAATGCCTGGAAGCCTTCGAAGTCCTCACCGCCAACGGGGTCGACGCGCCGACCATCGACGCACCCATCACCGCGATGTTCGAGAACTCCGCGCAGGCGGGTGCGCTCGTGGCCGAACTGCGCCGGCTGGCCGACGCGGGCCAGGAGGTCTCCTGGACTCCGCTGACCGGCGCCGACCTGCGTGCGCAGGTCCCGCAGGCCACCGACCGGATCACCGCGGGCATCCGGCTCGACGGGCAGCGGTATGTCGACCCCGGCCGGTTCGTCGAGTCGCTGGCCCGCGCGGTGGTCAGCCGGGGCGGCACGATCCGGCACCGCTTCGAGGTCGCCGCGATACGCCGGCACCAGCACGCCTACACCGTGCAGTCGGCGAGCGGCCGGACGCTCAGCGCCAACGCCGTCGTGCTCGCGACCGGTGCGTGGCTGGGCGAACTGGCCCGCAAGTGGGGAGTACGGGTGCCGGTGCGCGCCGGACGCGGATACTCCTTCACCGTGCCGACCGAGCATCCGGTGCGCGGCCCGGTGTACCTGCCGGGCATCCGGGTGGCCTGCACGCCGTACCAGGGCAACCTGCGGGTGGCCGGGACGATGGAGTTCCGCAGGCCCGGCGACCCGCTGTACCAGGAGCGGGTGGACGCGATCATCGCCTCGGCGCGGCCGCTGCTCAGCGGCGTGCACTGGGAGCGGCGCACCGGCACCTGGGTGGGCTCCCGCCCGGTCAGCGCCGACGGACGGCCGGTGATCGGCGAGACGGCCGCACCCGGGATGTACGTCGCGGGCGGGCACGGCATGTGGGGTTTCACGCACGGCGCGGTCACCGGACGCCTGCTCGCCGAGCAGATCACCACCGGCAAGCAACCGGAGTCCCTGCGGCCGTTCGACCCGGCGCGGTGACGCGGCCGTGTCCGCCGAACCCGCCGGTCCGCGACCGCTGAGCGGCAACGAACACGCCGAGCTGGCCTGGCTCCGCGCGGAGAACGCCCTGCTGCGCGTCGAACGGGAAATCCTCGTGAAGGCCGCGAGCGGTTTCGCCGCCGACGCGGGCGTCCTCGCGCACCTTCCCGAGTCCCGCTGACGTCCGCGGGGCTTCCCGAGTCCGTGGGGGCCGGCTCCTCCCCTGCCGCCCCGGCCCCCACGGACGACCACCCCTCACCCGAAAGGCCCACCCGTCATGACGACGACTCCTTCGCGTCCCTGGTTGACGCCCGACGCGCACGCCCGCCTCGCCGCGGAACTGGCCGCCCTGCAGCAGACGCCGGGTCCCGACGGCGACTCCGGCGAACCGGACCGCCTCGTGCACGACCAGCACCGGCGAGCACGCATCCGCGAGCTGCAGAGCCTGCTGCGCGACGCCGTCGTCGGCCAGGCCCCGCCCGACGACGGCGTCGCCGAACCCGGCATGGTCCTCACGGTCCGCTACGACGACGGCGCGACCGAGACCTTCCTGCTCGGCACCCGCGACGACAACAGCCCGGACGGCCTCGACGTCTACTCGCCGGACTCCCCGCTCGGGCACGCCCTGTCCGGCGCGAAACCGGGAGAGCACCGCGAGTACCAGGTCCCCAGCGGCGCCCTCGTGCGGGTGACCCTGACCGGCGCGCATCCCTACGGGTACCACCGGCGCAGTTGACGGATCGGCCTGGCGTTGCCCAGTCCCGAGGACGGTAGCCGCGAACGGCTGTGACAAATCCCGGCGTCGCGGACAAACCGCAGACCGGATACCCGTTCCTGGCCGGGACAACCGCCTGGGCGGCCCAGCGAGCGGAACGCCGGCAGGCGGCCTAGCGTCGGGGGTCATGACCGACATCACCAGCCTGATCCTCGACGACCACGACCGGTTCCGCCGGGCGTTCGCCGAGCTGGACGACCTCGCCTCGCCGGACGAGCTGGCGCAGGCGTGGGAGCCGCTCGCGGCGTTGCTGGATCTGCACGCGGCGGCCGAAGAGGCGGTCTTCTACCCCGAACTGATCCAGCGTGGCACCGACGCCGAGGACGAGACCCTCGACGCGGTCGGCGACCACAACGACATCCGCGACGCGGTCGCCGAGGCGCGGCGGCATCCGGCGGGAAGTCCGCCGTGGCACGCCGCGGTGCGCCAGGCGCGTACCGCCAACAGCGAGCACATGGCCGAGGAGGAGGACGACGCGCTCGCCGACTTCCGCAGGCACGCCGACCCGGGGCTGCGTGAGGAACTCGGCCGCAAGTTCCTCGCGTTCAAGGCCGAGCACGAGGACGGGCGGGGCATCGACACCGGCGACGTCGATCCGGAACGCTACGTCGCCGAACACGAGCAGCAGACCGGCAAGGACACCCCGGAAGACGTCTCGCTGGGCATCGGCGGGCTGAAGGAGCAGTGAACACGATGAACCACCTCATGCGTGAACTGGCGCCCATCCCGGCCGAGGGCTGGCGCCAGATCGACGACGAAGCGCGGGAACGGCTGGCCACCCACCTCGCGGCGCGCAAGATGGTCGACGTCGAAGGACCGCACGGCTGGACGTATTCGGCCACCTCGCTGGGCCGCACCCAGCGCATCGAGGCTCCGCAAACCGGTACACAGCGCGAGACCGCCGTCCGGCGGCGCCGGGTTCTTCCCCTGGTCGAGGTGCGTGTGCCCTTCACCGTCGACCGCGCCGAACTGGAGAACGCCGAGCGCGGCGCGGACGACCTCGAACTCGACGACCTGGACCAGGCGGCCGCGCAGGTGGGCCTCATCGAGAACCGGGCGGTGTTCCACGGCTGGCCGGCGGCCGAGATCGGCGGAATCGTCGACGCCAGCCCGTATGACCACCTGAGCCTGGGCACCGACCCCGAGCGGTACCCGCACCTCGTGGCGAACGCGGTGAACACGTTGCGCTGCAACGGAATCGGCGGACCGTATGCGCTGGCGATCAACCCGGACGGGTACACCGCCATCGTGGAGAGCACCGAACACGGCGGCCTGCTCGTGCTGGACCACCTCCGCCGCGCGCTCGGCGGCGGCCGGGTCAAACGCACCCCGGGCATCGCCGGCGCGGTGGTGCTCAGCCTCGCCGGCGGCGACTTCGTCGTGGAACTCGGCCAGGACCTCTCGGTCGGCTACAGCCACCACGACGCCGAGACGCTCACCCTCTACCTGGAGGAGAGCTTCAGCTTCCGGGTGACCGAACCGGACGCGGCGATCGTGCTGGACTGACCGGGCCGGACCGGCTCAGTCGGCGACGCCCTTGCTCTGGTCGATGTAGGTCTGGCGTTCGGGCACGATCCGGAGGATCACCCGTTCGGACTTGATCTGCGCGGGCGGGTAGTCGTCGCCGGTGTACTTGCGGGCGAGCTCGTCCACCTGGTGGCGGGCTCGGTCGCCGCGTTCGGTGCTGCTGACCCGGCCGCGTACCTCGGCGTAGCGGTAGGGGTCCTCCTCGTCCCGGATGAGCACGGTGATGCGCGGATCGCGTTCGACGTTGAGGTACTTCGCCCGGTGTGTCTCGGTGTTGAGCACCAGCTGCCCGGCCTCGCTGTGCACCCAGATCATCTGGGTCTGCAACCGGCCGCTGGGCAGCACCGTGGTCACCGCGGCGAAGTTCTTCCCGTTCGCCAGCTGCTCGGTCTCGGGCATCAACGTCGGTCCATCTGCGGTTCGTGCGGGCACGGCGGCTCCTCTCTCGCGGTTTTCCCCGGGTCTACCCCCTCGACGGCGCCTGACACCCCGGTAGGGGGTGACGGTTCCGGCGAAGCCGGGCCGGGTAACCGGGCGATATGACTCGAAGTTGCGGAAAGGTGCAGGTGACCCCCCGGGTGCGGCTCGAGGACGCCGACGATCTCGCCGAGCACTACACCC carries:
- a CDS encoding PucR family transcriptional regulator, giving the protein MVTLDRLVNVLSGYGVRLCCCPVTREVALRDVVMNDPGAPQGLRGDVYLAVGVGSVLEAVDQAVAARASVVLARGSVPPGPEAVARAEEGRVAVLLVDPEVSWGQLAGVVYGIVLEGRETESGRGPTDLFALADSLADALGSAVTIEDRLSRVLAYSSKQQGADRVRLETILGRRVPDAVRELFERRGVFTHLAASDEPLFVEAASDHGLSGRMVVAVRAGRETLGSIWVECEQPLPEVLRTVLRDSSRTVGLHLLRSRASADLERQVESDLVIRLLEGTPDAAAVLSRLGLPPGRFRVIALQAHIAAERHAALLLAFERATTGFGWSRPGRSTLFSNTVYTILPGDDVTAARAWIDGIRDALPGKVTVAAGIGAPSSTPELPASRRESDECLALHDARPETGDATVVYDESWDDILVLRLRAAAAAGRFPARGPIADLARHDAANSTSYVATLRAWLETQGELTQAAERLGVHPNTIRYRLRKMAEVTPLRLDLPEKRLAMIIELAVAGPRD
- a CDS encoding SDR family oxidoreductase — translated: MSAGVVITGGGGGIGAAIARRFAADGARVVVADLDEDRAAEVAAEIGGTAFAGDVVSEAGVAALLTAARETLGEIDVFCANAGIAPFGGEQSTEDDWANAWDVNVMGHVRAARALLPAWLERGEGHFVVTASAAGLLTSLGSAPYSVTKHGAVAFAEWLAATYRHRGITVQAICPQGVRTAMLESTGERGKLLMAASAIEPEQVADALFTAIDEGRFLVLPHPEVAGYYAARATEPDRWLGGMNKLQRKMEQLPEA
- a CDS encoding DUF4235 domain-containing protein, with translation MGKILYKPLSFVVSALGGILAGQVFKQVWKRTSGEEDAPNATDRDYSWTQVVIAAAVQGAIFGAVKAATDRAGAVGYRRATGNWPDD
- a CDS encoding MFS transporter — translated: MTTPVRAEVPRSRIAVASFIGTAIEFYDFYIYGTAAALVFGKVFFPTFSSTAGVLASLGTFAVGFIARPVGAVLFGHWGDRLGRKSMLIVSLLVMGLSTVAVGAVPDYAAIGIWSPVLLTVLRFVQGVGLGGEWGGAVLMSTEYAPPGQRGLYSAFPQLGPAIGFVLGNTLFLVLGAVLPAAEFQAWGWRLPFLFSAVLLVVGFYIRIRIAETPVFQAALDKAEQARVPLFELVRKQPRVLLLSTLSFVLAHALFYTVTTFCLSLATSSLGIPRTTVLVSLLVAAAVMGVATLVFAMKSDKWGRRRLSAAAAVSVVVWAFPLFALMQTKNPLLLTVGFIGGLLCFAMLYGPMGAFLPELFRVRYRYSGASIAYSVSGIVGGGVVPLISTDLHASTGSSVPVSLLLIVLGVVSLLCILGLPETRDHDFADGLGEDQVPAAS
- a CDS encoding SRPBCC family protein, which codes for MPSYDYTAQVDVPADQLFGYLAKPGNLPAFLPALTEARPVEGDRVHVEADVDGRHVAGEAWLHVDRGARTLSWGAPGEDDYHGDLSVRDHGENDSEVTIRLHTERAGGEEVQRGLEEAVAALAHRAAAETDLSAAEHQEGWS
- a CDS encoding MSMEG_6728 family protein yields the protein MQTFLPYPDFAASAEVLDRRRLGKQRVEALQVVRALTRPGYGWQNHPAVAMWRGYPEALARYGLDICRAWSARGGADSCAGKIVTELADTGIPEARSQAELEAAGELPPWLGDADVHRSHQAALVRKDAAHYRHWFPDVSPELPYVWPRSDRAGHG
- a CDS encoding type II toxin-antitoxin system VapC family toxin — protein: MARYVIDAPTLLHLVDTGVLVDPRHRLVAPNSIRSEALDLLLHEVSAGKRTEAAAMEAHERMTETKMRLLGDRVSRRTAWRIARQHGWDTLRDAEYIAVAQLQADALVTVDARLAAMARGTVTVAAVDDLLASE
- a CDS encoding SDR family oxidoreductase, whose protein sequence is MNSFEDRVALVTGASRGIGLAIATELVARGARVCVTARKPEPLAEAVAGLGGDEHALGVPGKADDDEHRADAIARTIDRFGRLDMLVNNTGINPVYGPTVDVDTGAAAKIMAVNVLAPLAWVRHARDAWMGEHGGTVVNVASIAGLRTSPGIGMYGVSKAALIRLTQELAGELGPKIRVNAVAPAVVKTQFATALYEGREEEVSAAYPMKRLGVPEDIAGAVAFLLSGESGWITGQTIVLDGGITLGGGL
- a CDS encoding PucR family transcriptional regulator — its product is MTDRGRVGGDALQTLVDDLADELRRSVAINDPLVRVLCTSRHFGDEDDVRIRAVLQHDAGPDVSGFILGQGVAQWPRPGTLTGDTGLGMSPRFCVPLRERGELLGLLMVIDADRSLAAPEIARIEQVSKTATALLHGSRIAADDLRAGRERTLLRLLGPEPDARRDALAAGIAGGWLTDAAQVAVTVVEARPRASTPEETEAALRSVLESAARRRPRRLLPLVDRTRGVLVHAEARFDPAEVAREAQRMTTGLGQLLGEPDAVVAGLGEPVAGLAEAWQSCSQAVAAAKGARLLPSLGPIAKWAELGAYAILLRIPESALLPTLVPEPVSRLLGDSRGARLAGTLRTFLDLGGSIPRTAEALHLHRTSLYYRLDRIREITGLDLDDGRNRLLLHTGLLVADLITPG